TCCCGCCAGCGTTTTAACCTCGTGTTCAGTCGGTTCGGCCAGATGCTCTTCCATTCGCCGTCCAGGAAACACTCGCAGCCAGCGAATTGCGACTTCGGCGTCGCTCCAAGTCGCCACCACATCAGGACGATTGCGGAGGATCACGTGCAAGTGATTGCTCATCACTGCGTAGGAGAGCACATCGATCCCGAAGACGGACGCGAGAGCTTCCATCCGTCGACGAATCCACTCTTTTCGAAACGAGTAATCCTTACCGGTCTGTGCATCGACGCCAGCAAGAAATGCTCGCCGAACACACCTCTGCACTGCATGGACGATACAGATCTCGCCATCTTCAAACTGCTCTTCACGTTTCGGCCTAGGCATCAGACTGCTCCTGGGTGAACGATTCAATCACAGTCATACTAACAATCGCGTCTTCCGATTCAATCGTTAGGTGGGTGGCACCCAACGCTGGCACCCAACGCTGTTGCACCCAACGCTGTTAGGTGGGTGGCACCCAACGCTGATTCGCTTCGCAAAGGCCGAAATCAATTCTCAAAACACTCTCGCAAAGTCCCTCTCACAAGTCCGGCTCAAAATTGCCTAGGTGTGAATCCCGGTTGGATACCGGCATTTTTTTCGATCGCAGGATTGCTTTGCGAATTATTTAGGAGCGTGTTGCCTTTGGAGCCGTTGCGTTCGGCCGCCTTGCCACCGTTGACAACGTTGTCTTTCACCAAGACTTTGGACGTGTAGTTATCCAGGTAGATCACATCAATCGGGTAGGTGCCCGCGTATGGGCCGGGGGCGATGTCGTGCAGATAATTGCCCGAGATAACGCTGCCCGTTTGAATGCCGCCCAGGGTGTAAATGCCTCCTCCATCGTCGTGTAGTTGTGTGCAGTGATGAATATGGTTATTTCGGATCATGTTATCGGTGCAGCCAACGGAGTTTATACCACCAGGCTGTTGGCCGATCTGCATGCCGCTGTAGGGCATGTCATGAATCAGATTATGTTCGACAATCAGGCCGCGCACGTTACCTGTGAAAATGCCGTCGCCATTGGTGTAATCCTGGCCGGCTTGATAGATGTGGTTGTTCCAGATCGCTACCCCGGAACTCTGTTGGTCGGCAGAAGGATTTTTCGACGTTTGTGTGTCGATGATAATTCCATTGGCTGCGACTTGGTAAATCTTGTTTCCTTCGATATCTGAGTCATCAACGTCCACGAAGAATTCGATTCCCTGCGCTCCCGTATTTCGGATAACGTTGTGACGCAATGCGATTCGGCGTGCATGTTTGGCGCGAACAATCCCCTTGGGCCAGTCAGGGTTGTCCCAGGAAAGAGCACTGACACCAACCGGCTGGACGGCCTGGGTAACATTCAATCCCTTCTTTGACGGGCTGGTCCAGTTGGAGCATTGGAAGGTGAGCCCTTGGAACTCAAGGTTCTCAACCGGTTGTTCGACACTGCCACGAATGGCGACCAGGGTTTCGACACGAGGAATGGTCACATGCATCGAGTTGGGATCGCTGCCGTTTGGAACGCACAGGTAGAGCACACCTTCACTCTCATCGTGATACCACTCACCAGCCGCATCGACGAAGGCCAGTGCGTTCTCGAAAAACATGTAAGAGTCGGCGTAGAACTTGAGCTTTTTGCTCATCTTTCCCCGCACATTGACCGGCGAGATCTTCACCCCGGAATCGGTTTCGGAATGATTCCCAATGCGGATGCGTTGGTGATACCAATGACTGATCATCACCACTTCCACCTCATTGAGTTGCTCTACACCATTACAGGCTTCCCAGGATTCATTAGGGATCAGGACCACCGGCTTTTCTTCAACCGTGGCTTTCCACCAAGGGCCAAAGGTTGTCAGCGATTCACGGTTAGGCGTTCTCGCGCGAATGCCCGATTTTTCGTCGATGTAGAGTTGTCGGAACCCATCTCCAGCAACCGAGGCACGGTAGATATTCTTTGCCGAATCATGCATTTCCCATCCCGTCACCGGCACACCACCTGTCAAAACGGGCGATTCATCTTCGAAGGCTTTGTAGATAACGCGGTGTCCGTTGCGGCCTCCGTCCTGGGGGCCGAATTCAATGACTTCGCTGACGGGATATTCTCCGCCGCGTAAGTGCACGATCACATCCGAAGCCATTTTCTCATTCACCTGGCGTACAGCATCCCGGGCTCTTGGGAGTGTCTGGAAAGGCTCTTCCCGCGAACCCGGCCCTCCGTCATTTCCGGTCGGTGAAACGTAAAATTCTTGTGAAAACGCGGTCGCATTGGCGATGATTGCCGCCGCCATGCAAAAGGACAAAGCGGTTTGGATCGGTTTAAGTGTCATGGGGCAACTTGAGTGATGGTTTGAGAACCTGGTGATTCGGCAGGCTTGGTGCATGAATCCAATGAGATAGGTCGTCATTGGACACGTGAGATCGAAGGACGTGCGTACACTTTGTCCGCGATGATCCGGCGTAAATTCTATATACTTGATGCGGTCGTCGCGAGCAAATGACGCGGAAGGCATTTGTCGTGGGGTCGCATCCACTTCTACCCTTGGGGTGGCACGCAACGCTGATAACGATTTCGGAAAATTGAGATAAGCCTTGATGCGACAACGGCTTCTGGTTTGAAATGCGAGTTCTCACACCTGCTACCTCAAACCCGAATGAATTGCCGGGATGTCGCATCAAGACAAGCGGAGCTTGGGAAGGGAGCTTGGAGCTTGGTGCCATCCACCTTTTGCGCGATGGTGTTGTCATTCGTTTAATGCAAGTTCGCTTTCCGTGACTGCTCTCTGCAGTCTTCTTCGTTTAGCTGCCGACAAAAGCGAGCGTCAGCGCAGACCGGTGTCGCATCGACTGTCGAACGGCAACCACTACGACAATCTCCAACGCAAGGAGACTTTTTGGTTGCAAATATGTGCCATCGCATCGCGGGCCATTTGTCCGTCAGCTAGCTCCGGTTTCATCGGCCGGTGTAGGTAACCATCCATGGACTCTACGTTGCATCAATCTGCTCCGGTGGCCGACGCCGGTGCGTGATTATTACTGCACTAGTTATGCACCGATTTTACTGAACCGAGGTGTTTGAACATGCAGAGCACCGCTGTCCGCGAGACCTGGGATTCTACCAGGTAGGATCTTGAGTAGCGGGACGATGAACCTCGGGTTGCGGAACGCGAAGTTCAGACGCTGGCTCTGCGTTGGCTTCTTCGGTTCGTTCGACGCGTCGGGTGAACGACATCCCTGCGGATCGGCTTCTCGGCAACTGGCCAACGAACTGGACCTACAATTGCGTTGGACGATCTCACCAAGAACGCAATTCATTGGTGGCTACACTTACCTCTGGGCAGGTGACTACTTCGACAGCCCCGTCATTCAAGGCGGTCCCGCTGGCATTGCCCCCAACGGCGCGACCGGCGGCGACGGTGAATTCACCTACGTCCAGTTCAGCCTGCGATTCTAGCGGCTGTCTTTCGCTGCGGCTGACGCGGCATCCACAAGCAGCGTGCGAATGCGAACGACAAAATCGCTTGACTCGCCCTGGCCTCAGGTGTACTATCGCACCCATACACCAGAACGCCAATGCATGGCGTGGTCATCACTCGCTGGGCTGCGATCCCGATGTTCTTTCACATCGATCCTTCGAACGGACAACCGATCTACGCGCAGGTCGTGCAGCAGGTCAAGTTCGCGATCGCGGAACAGACGCTTCGCCCAGGACAGCTATTGCCTAGCGTCCGGCAACTGAGCCATCAACTGGCGTGCAATCCCAACACGATTGCTCGGGCGTTCCAGGAATTGCAAGCCGAGGAACTGATCGAAACGCTTCGCGGCCGCGGGGTGGCGGTCACGACAACGGCACCGGCTGCGTGCCGTAAACAACGCCGCTCGTTCATCGCTGAATCCATTCGCGATGTCTTGGCCGACGCGATGCGAGCGGGAATGGATGCCGACGAAATCCAGAAAGTCGTTGATGCACAGCTGCGTCAACTCGCCGGAAAAATCCCGCCGGCTGGCTTACCCCCGGACTAGATGAAAACGTTTCGTTGCACGCTCGATCGCGAGGATCGCTGGAACAATAAGTGGCATAGGCTTCTAGCCTGTGGTTCCTCCTTCACAGGCTGGAAGCCTATGCCACGTGCCACCTGGAAATACCGCCACTAGCCGATCCGGTGATGCATCCGTGCTTGCTTGACTCCAACGCCACTAGACCACCTTTCCAATCCTTCCTTTTCGGTGAGTTCGTTGATATGTCGTCAGTAATCTCTGCCAGTCAGCTCACGATGCGATTCCGCGGCTGCGATGCACTCAACGGAGTGGATTTAGATATCCCAGCGGGACAAGTCTTTGCGATTTTGGGTGAGAACGGAGCCGGTAAAACGACCCTGATCCGCATCCTGACCGGCTTCCAAACTCCCACTTCCGGAACCTGCCGCGTGTGCGACCTCGATCCGGTCAAGCAAGCCCTGCAGGTACGTCGCCGAGTGGGCTACGTGCCGGACAATCCATCGCTTTACGACTGGATGCGAGTAGGCGAGATCGGATGGTTCACCGCGTCGTTTTATGGTGACGGATTTCTTCCGACCTATCGTCAACAGATCGCACACTACAAGATCCCCGAAGACCGCAAGATTAAGCATCTCAGTAAAGGGCAACGTGCCAAAGTCGCTCTGTCGCTGGCCTTAGCTCATGATCCGGATCTATTGATTTTGGACGAGCCGACGTCGGGATTGGATCCGCGAGTGCGGCGTGATTTCCTGGAAAGCATGATCGACCGTGCAGTCGCGGGACGAACGGTATTCCTTTCCAGTCACCAAATCTCCGAAGTCGAACGCGTCGCCGACCGGGTGGCGATCCTGCATCATGGACAATTGCGTTGTTGCGAGCCGATTGACCAACTGAAAGAATCGATGACCGAACTCACGATCAATGTAGAGGATCCATTGATCACCCTGCCTCCGCCGCCCGCACCGGCGAGCCTAGTTTGCGAGTCGGTGGATGGCCGACAACGCCAGATGATCGTCCGTGGCTTCCAGCCTGAGATGGCTGCCGTGATCGCGTCCGCAACGGGGGTCAAAGACGTTCAAACGCGGCGAATGTCGCTGGAAGAAATCTTCATCGCCTACACGCGAGAAGGATCGGACTTAAGTGAGGCAACGAACAACGATCAAGTAGTGAGTGGAATGGCAGCGACGATGGATGATGAAGGAGCGTTGGCATGACGGCCATGTCGCCTTCGGTTCGCGGACTGCTCTGGAAAGAATACCGGCAGACCATGCCGCTGGTCTGGATGGTGATCGGCGTCGTCGGGCTATTGTTTTTGCTCTATCAAATGAGCGGACAATCATCACCCACCCGGTCGCTGCAAGGCATACTGATCCTTGGGCTCCCCGCGTTATTTGCCGTGGGGGCGGGCCCGCTGTTGGTCAGCCAAGAAAAAGAGTCGCGAACGATGGACTGGTCCGCTTCGCTACCGATCCTGGTCAACCAACTCTTCACGACGAAGTTTGCGGTGGCGTTGATCGGTCTGATGGTGATGTGGTTGCTGACCATAATCATGGTGCTCTCAACCGGGGAGCCCTTTCAGCAAATCTCGCCCGATTGGCTTCCTGGAACTCCGGTCGTCAACTTTTCGTTTTGGTTTGCGCACACGGTCTACCTGTTGGCCAGTGGCATGTTTGCGGCTTGGCGATGCCGAACCGCGTTTGCGGCACTGCTGCTGCTACTGCCACTGGCGGTATTGCCATTCATGGCAGCATCGATCGGGACTTGGCTTTGGCAGCAATTGGGTTTCGGATACGGCTCGCCGCAACGAGTCTTGATGACCACGTTTGCAATCACAATACCGATGATTCCAGCAATGGTCGTGCTGGGACTGCGATCAGCACATCAACACTTTGCACCATCAAAATCAGCATCGGAACTGGGAACCGAGGCTTCAAGCACCCCAGTGGCTGACTCTCTCGCTTCACCCAGCGACATGCCCTCGCCGAAACCGCTCGACGCCACGCTGGCGTTGGTTTGGCAATCGATCCACGATCAACCGCGATTGCTGTGGATCCTAGGTTCCGGTGCCGTGGCCGCTGCGATTGCCTTGCCGCTGCAGATTGTGTTCGAGCTATTTTCATCACAAGACAGCATGCTGTTCATCATCGCCCTGCTCGGGACCATCAGCGCGTCCTGGCTGGGAGTGATGGCATTCGCCGGAGATGGCAGCAGCCTGCGCATGAAGTTTTTGGCTGACCGCGGCGTATCACCGGGACGAGCTTGGTTTTCCCGACATGTGATTGGTGTCTCGATCGGCTGCACCGCACTGCTGGTGTTCGCAGCGGTCCAGTTGGCAACAGCCCAGTGGATGGCGCATCAAGAAGGCTACTACTACGGTGATGCCATGCCGTCATTGGCATTCCTGTGCCTGGTCACCGCGACGGTTTATGCCGTGTCCCAGTGGACCAGTCACGTCGCCCGCATCTTGGCGGCAAGCGCGTTTTTGTCACTGCTGCTGTCGATCGTATCGGTCATCTATTTGGCAACCGCCTTTTCAAACATGCGACTGCCCATGGGGATCGTCCTATTCTGCATGAGTGTTCCTATGATCGCGACTGGGTGGACGATGCGAACGCACATGGAAGGGACACGTCGCTGGCCGTTCTGGGTGGCACACGCGACGGCAATTGTGGCATTTATCTTAACACCCTTCGCGTGGGCAAAATGGTCTGTCCGCAACTTCCCAGCGATGCCCGCGAACCAAAAAGAAACCTTATTGACCGAAGCCGCACAACTCGCATTCATGCCGTCCCCCGCTTCCAATCTGATGCTGGTCGAGCGAGCGACTCGCGAATTAACCAACGAGTTCGGACCGATCCAAAAGGTCGACCAGAAACTGAAGATCATGCAGTCGCTTTCGGACGCGCCTGAATCATGGATTCAAATGCCAGGTAAGGACGACACCGGTTTGTTCGCCGACGCCGCGATTGTCTGGCAAGCGATCGCAACAACCGAACTGCATCGGCTTAACTACATGGAATCACCCTCCAGCGAAGCCGAAACGATGCTGTCACAATGGATGGACTGCCTGACACAGATGACTAGGCGACTGCGTATCAGCACCCGGTGGATCGACCAGGAGTATGCCGATCAAATCGAAGTGTATCTCGCTCGCCGCCTAGCTCGGGAAGGAATGTCGGAGTACGCGGAATCAAAATCCGGCAAGGCCGTGCTGGCCATGCTGAGCGATTTCCAGGGCAGACAAGACGCTCGACGCCGCGCGGTTCTGGTGTCTTGGTGGAAATACACACAACACCGTCGTTCATCCCATGGAAGGCCTGAACTCGGCGGGATCGATACGACGGAATGGTTTGAATGGGTTCCCATGACTCAAAGAGCCTGGGTTCATGACGATGGTGTCGACGCGTTTGTTGCCCTGGCACTTCAACTCATCAGCCAAGGCCAGCAAGGCGAATCAACCTTGCGGACGCGTCAAAAGATGGACTCGCTGCTCAACGGTGCCGAGCATTCATTTTCCACATCACCCTATTCAGATCGCTTGCAACCGGGACTGGATCCTAACCAGGTATCGCCAATGATTCACCGATACCTCGTACCTTGCCAACGCTGGTTTGCCCCTTGGGAGAAACAATGATGCGCGTTCATCCACATGGCTCAAAAAGGGCTTGGGGCTTCTGGTTCGCTTTGTTGGCACCGCCAGTCATGTTGCTGGCTGTCCTTGCGGTTTCACTAGCGAGATCATACGCCTGCATGCAGCAAACCGAGCAGCGTATTTCGGAATGGTCGGCGCACAACATCCCAACCGACAGCGTGGCATTGGCCAAGGCCTACGACGCATCCACCAGCCGAACGCACACCGGATCATGGAGCGACGTGCTGCTTGCTTCCCGAGCGTTTAACGACGAAGTGGTTCGCCGCACTGCCGACCTAAATCGAATGGAACCCATACCGCTGCCGGGACAAGAGTGGAGCGAACAGCCGATCGTCGAAGCTCAAGCGAACCGTTGGCAGAGTCTCGACGCAATCCGACAAAGGCTGTCCAAGCAAAGTGGCAACGTCTGGATGCCCATCGTTTTCGATGGCGAACGAGTTCCCTCCAATCTGACCGGGACAACGTGGCTCCTAACAACACAGGATGCGGAAATGTTCCGGCTCGCCTTTTATAGGGGCGATACAAAACAAGCGATCCAGATCTTACAACGCATGAGCGATACGCTTGAGAGACTGGATGGAGCCTGGCATCCACTTGAACAAACCAACATCTTTCAACAGTACCAAACTCAGCTAGCCCTGATTCGACAATCGTTGCGTGCAGACGCGTGGTCTGACGAACAACTCACCGAGCTAACACGCCTCATCTCAAAGCCAATGAACTTGTCGCAGCGATGGAAAAACGGCGCCGAAGCGACACGGGCGATGCGTTTAACCGAGCTAAACAGACATCGTTTCAGCGTTCGTTCATGGCGAGGCGACGAAGCCGTTTCCGCCATCCTATCTGCCAAACATTTCAATCGCTGGCTCAACCTACTGGATTCAGTGGCGGAATCTCACCCACCCGAACCATGGCGAAGCGCCCAGTCACTAGCCAAGCCATATGAACGAGAGATGAGTCCAGATGCGATCGATTGCACTTCCATTCCGATGGCCAGTCATCAAGGGTCTCCCTTTACGAACTCCTTTTGGTTGTCACACCTTGGCCACTACTTGGAAGAATGGGTCGACGCGCGTGATTGGACTTTGACCGCGATTGCCATCAAACAGTTCCAACGCCGAACCGGTGAGTTCCCACAATCACAAGCCGAGTTGACACAGGCCGCGCCGCTGATTGCCGAAAAAGCCCTCGAACGAGGACTGCTCTATCACTTCCGGATACTACGCCCCAGCAAAGAACTGGTGCTCTGGCGATACGGAAACAGCACAGGCAACGGAACCTGGTATCTCCACGAAACCCGAATGCCAATGGAGAGCGGTGATCACACCAAGATTGATGAAACAAAGGTGATATTCATCCGCTAGGAAAGACGAAACGATCAGTAGCGCATTGTAGAGCGATTGCCCTCAATCGCTTGGGAGTCCCGCGCGGCAGGAGGAGCCCAAACGATTGAGGACAATCGTTTTACTCTCGCAAAGCGACTGTCCAGCTTATTCATGGGCAAACTTCGATTGACCGAACTTCGATTTTCTGGCCAACGGGGAAGGACTTGCGCGGAATCGTCAACTCGCTGCCTCGTCCACGACACCAGATATCGAATTAGCGATCGTTGATTCGACTGTGGCGCAGCTAACACAAAGCCTCATATTGGCGCGGCGGTGCTGGCGTACATCCCTGCCGCTTCGGGACTCAACAAGCCGACTCGATTCCACGGTTGCAACGCATCACGAAGCCAGCTTTCAAACGATGCCAATTCTTCCGGACCAGGATCACCGTCGAGCGTCGCTTGCAACTTCTGGCGAGCCATGATCAGCATCCGCCCAAACTCAACGTCATCCACACCTAAGAACGAAGACACCTCCGCCGGGTCGCTGGCATGTTCTTGGGAGGTCACGGCCGCAAAGTAAAGCATGCACCATGCGCTCCAGAGCCGGAAATGGGGTAGCCCCGCGTAGCACCCTTCGACCAGTTGATCGATGAACTTCAGCTCGTCGATCACCGCTTGGGAATACACCTGCAACCGCTGTTGCCGAAGCCGGTTCTCACCCAGCATCGCCGCCGCAATGCGGCGCACGCCAAACAATGTGTGGGCGATTCCGGTGCTGTGCAGTGGATCAATGAAACCGGCCGTCGATGGCAGTGCCGCCCAATTCCTCCCGGCGGCAACTGAAGTCAGTCGCTGTAGCCTGCCGGTCGCTTGCAGTCCTCCACTGGGGCGAACCAGAGTTGCACCTGAAAACTGCCGGTGCAAAAACGGATAAGTAGCCAAACGCTCATCCCAAACCTGCCTCGGGTTCAACATTTCCCCATCACCCAATGCCGGTAACATGTGCCCGCAACTGACCGTTCCATCATCAAAACGAAGCTGCCACATCCAACCATCATCCAAGACATGGTGGACCGCAGCGGCGTCGCATGAAAATGGATGCCGATCACAATCGACTCCCCGTTCAACCAACATGTCGGCAACCGTTCGCACACCCGCAAAGTGCCCAAACACCGCCTGGGATCGAGTCTTCAATTCATGCGTTTGATCCGCGATGCCCAACGTCTCCAGCACGACACCCGCTGGTCCAGTGGCATCGACCACAAACTCGGCATGTAGCGACAACGGGGAAGTCTCGCCGACACCGGTCAATCTCCAACCCGCCTGCTCGGTTTCCAAATGATAGTCGACACCTTCATAGGAATCGGCCCCCACCTGATTCGCTAGCTGAAACAGAAACTGATCGACGTCGCTGCGTAACCACTGTGTATCGGAAACTTCATCGGACGCACTCGCGGCGACAACCAACTGATCACTTGCGTCAAACGGTTGACCACGACGATGCCCAAAATAGCTAAATCCACGTTTCAGCCCACACGTCAGTTCCGGATGCGATCGCTTCCAAGAACCGTACTTCGTCAACGGCATCAACTCTGGAAGATCGTAATCCTTCGCGATCTGAGCCAACGCCGAATCCGCCAAAGGCGTGGACGATTCACCGATCGCAAAACGCGGATGCCTGGCACGGTCGACCATCGCGACCGACATCCCGGACTTTGCCAAGATCGCACTCAGCAAACTCCCTCCGAAGCCGGATCCCAACACCAACACGTCGTACGCATTACTGGCCATCGCTACACCTTGCCAGGGGAACACGCATTACAGATGACGGTAGGCTGAACCGTCTGCAACAGGTTCATCTGTTGAAGTCTTTGATACCGGCTATTAAAGCAATTGTCGCACTTGGAAAACCGCTGCAGGTCCCACAAATCCGCAAAGACCCGCCCGGCCCGCCATGCCAGCGTTTCCTCCAACACCGACTCCAGTGAAGAAAGCACCGGCGGCTGGAAATCACCACTTTCTTGCAAACGATCCATGATCCCATTGCCCGCACGAGTTGGAATCACCGCGCAACACTCAACTCCGTTTTCAAAGGCGAACCGAACGGACTCGATCGCCCGCTGAACGCCTTCCGATTCCGTGGTCCACGGTGGTCGCAATAACACAAACGCCCGAATGCGAATTTCATGTTTTCGTAAGAACCCACAAGCCTTCGAAAAGTCTGCAGTTGTCATCTGCTTGTTCAGCCGAGATAACGTCGGCGCGTGCGAGGTCTCCAGTCCCATCGCCACTTCTAATTGCGTGCCACACTGATCCCGAAACGCAATCACCTTGTCGTTACACAACTTGGGGTGATTCTCGATAATCACAGTTCGGTAGCGGGCAACCAAGCTCGCGATTTCGGGAAGATCGCCACGTGGAAACGCCTT
This genomic interval from Neorhodopirellula lusitana contains the following:
- a CDS encoding right-handed parallel beta-helix repeat-containing protein, whose amino-acid sequence is MTLKPIQTALSFCMAAAIIANATAFSQEFYVSPTGNDGGPGSREEPFQTLPRARDAVRQVNEKMASDVIVHLRGGEYPVSEVIEFGPQDGGRNGHRVIYKAFEDESPVLTGGVPVTGWEMHDSAKNIYRASVAGDGFRQLYIDEKSGIRARTPNRESLTTFGPWWKATVEEKPVVLIPNESWEACNGVEQLNEVEVVMISHWYHQRIRIGNHSETDSGVKISPVNVRGKMSKKLKFYADSYMFFENALAFVDAAGEWYHDESEGVLYLCVPNGSDPNSMHVTIPRVETLVAIRGSVEQPVENLEFQGLTFQCSNWTSPSKKGLNVTQAVQPVGVSALSWDNPDWPKGIVRAKHARRIALRHNVIRNTGAQGIEFFVDVDDSDIEGNKIYQVAANGIIIDTQTSKNPSADQQSSGVAIWNNHIYQAGQDYTNGDGIFTGNVRGLIVEHNLIHDMPYSGMQIGQQPGGINSVGCTDNMIRNNHIHHCTQLHDDGGGIYTLGGIQTGSVISGNYLHDIAPGPYAGTYPIDVIYLDNYTSKVLVKDNVVNGGKAAERNGSKGNTLLNNSQSNPAIEKNAGIQPGFTPRQF
- a CDS encoding GntR family transcriptional regulator, with the protein product MFFHIDPSNGQPIYAQVVQQVKFAIAEQTLRPGQLLPSVRQLSHQLACNPNTIARAFQELQAEELIETLRGRGVAVTTTAPAACRKQRRSFIAESIRDVLADAMRAGMDADEIQKVVDAQLRQLAGKIPPAGLPPD
- a CDS encoding ABC transporter ATP-binding protein, translated to MSSVISASQLTMRFRGCDALNGVDLDIPAGQVFAILGENGAGKTTLIRILTGFQTPTSGTCRVCDLDPVKQALQVRRRVGYVPDNPSLYDWMRVGEIGWFTASFYGDGFLPTYRQQIAHYKIPEDRKIKHLSKGQRAKVALSLALAHDPDLLILDEPTSGLDPRVRRDFLESMIDRAVAGRTVFLSSHQISEVERVADRVAILHHGQLRCCEPIDQLKESMTELTINVEDPLITLPPPPAPASLVCESVDGRQRQMIVRGFQPEMAAVIASATGVKDVQTRRMSLEEIFIAYTREGSDLSEATNNDQVVSGMAATMDDEGALA
- a CDS encoding NAD(P)/FAD-dependent oxidoreductase — protein: MASNAYDVLVLGSGFGGSLLSAILAKSGMSVAMVDRARHPRFAIGESSTPLADSALAQIAKDYDLPELMPLTKYGSWKRSHPELTCGLKRGFSYFGHRRGQPFDASDQLVVAASASDEVSDTQWLRSDVDQFLFQLANQVGADSYEGVDYHLETEQAGWRLTGVGETSPLSLHAEFVVDATGPAGVVLETLGIADQTHELKTRSQAVFGHFAGVRTVADMLVERGVDCDRHPFSCDAAAVHHVLDDGWMWQLRFDDGTVSCGHMLPALGDGEMLNPRQVWDERLATYPFLHRQFSGATLVRPSGGLQATGRLQRLTSVAAGRNWAALPSTAGFIDPLHSTGIAHTLFGVRRIAAAMLGENRLRQQRLQVYSQAVIDELKFIDQLVEGCYAGLPHFRLWSAWCMLYFAAVTSQEHASDPAEVSSFLGVDDVEFGRMLIMARQKLQATLDGDPGPEELASFESWLRDALQPWNRVGLLSPEAAGMYASTAAPI
- a CDS encoding radical SAM protein, producing the protein MSEPQWSDAAIVSARGPRNSVVLDRPYAMLVEPEYSAAGLVEDVATVFLSNRECVFRCLMCDLWKNTTEVPMPAGAVVRQVQHAIEELPGAQHIKLYNSGNFFDSKAFPRGDLPEIASLVARYRTVIIENHPKLCNDKVIAFRDQCGTQLEVAMGLETSHAPTLSRLNKQMTTADFSKACGFLRKHEIRIRAFVLLRPPWTTESEGVQRAIESVRFAFENGVECCAVIPTRAGNGIMDRLQESGDFQPPVLSSLESVLEETLAWRAGRVFADLWDLQRFSKCDNCFNSRYQRLQQMNLLQTVQPTVICNACSPGKV